Proteins encoded together in one Labeo rohita strain BAU-BD-2019 chromosome 21, IGBB_LRoh.1.0, whole genome shotgun sequence window:
- the LOC127152415 gene encoding cation channel sperm-associated protein 3-like, whose amino-acid sequence MIDWGQNSLSPPLYTANFFLHSVYLMEFLLKTSVDPWGYWRSPVNVLSVSVLLLATVCMSLKASLEIVTGTRILLVFRLRTYTDVEQEYTAGIWRGLKKASLIYFLIFVIVMVFATAGHTFFGDPNAGDPENWGDLGTALFTLFRLLVLYDWIKVHQDLDKGGVSYSSVFIIGFIITCYFTLLIIAKSVFITECRSAFAKAAESKKRVHEEEIKKKVEEVLDRAKQHHAPKLTRARELKRPVCHDRFIYAQDKITSSSFIGTFMQQLNKREQTKLESWRLINEMMAVLKEELEDKLNEEALAEGLYKKCGRIVFLGLDNAGKTMLLHMLNDHRLGLHVPTFDPNSELLTIAGVTFSTCDLARRERKKRLPAVNGIVFLVDCADHTKLAKSKTELDALMTDETIGKVPILILGNKIDKPEAVSEERLRKIFGLCGQTTGKGVVPVSELKTRALEVFVCSVMERRGYGEAFRWLSRYIS is encoded by the exons actgcaaatttttttttgcactcggTGTACCTCATGGAATTTCTCCTGAAGACTAGTGTGGATCCGTGGGGCTACTGGAGGAGTCCCGTCAATGTGCTGTCTGTGTCTGTGCTCCTGCTCGCTACCGTCTGCATGAGTCTGAAAGCGTCTCTCGAGATCGTGACCGGCACGCGCATCCTGCTGGTCTTCAGGCTCAGGACTTACACGGATGTCGAGCAG GAGTACACTGCGGGCATCTGGAGGGGACTGAAGAAAGCCAGCTTGATCTATTTCTTGATCTTTGTGATCGTGATGGTTTTCGCAACGGCCGGTCACACGTTTTTTGGAGACCCAAACGCAGGAGATCCAGAAAACTGGGGAGATCTCGGGACGGCGCTGTTCACGCTCTTCAGACTACTTGTA CTGTATGACTGGATAAAGGTGCATCAGGACCTCGACAAAGGCGGCGTGAGCTACAGCAGCGTCTTCATCATCGGCTTTATCATCACATGCTACTTCACGCTCCTCATTATAGCCAAGTCCGTGTTCATCACTGAATGCCGG AGCGCATTTGCGAAGGCAGCGGAAAGCAAGAAACGGGTGCATGAAGAGGAGATAAAGAAGAAGGTGGAGGAGGTGCTCGATAGGGCTAAACAG CACCATGCCCCGAAGCTCACGAGGGCGAGGGAACTCAAAAGGCCCGTATGCCATGATCGATTTATTTATGCACAGGACAAGATCACTAGTTCTTCTTTCATAGGGACATTTATGCAACAGCTGAACAAACGAGAACAAACCAAGTTAGA GTCGTGGCGGCTCATAAACGAGATGATGGCTGTACTAAAGGAGGAACTAGAGGACAAGCTGAATGAGGAAGCTCTCGCTGAGG gGCTGTACAAGAAATGTGGCAGAATAGTATTTCTTGGCCTGGACAATGCTGGCAAAACAATGCTTCTGCATATGCTGAACGATCACAGACTGGGTCTGCACGTGCCGACCTTTGACCCAA ACTCCGAATTGCTGACGATCGCTGGCGTGACCTTCAGCACCTGTGATCTGG CTCGACGAGAGCGGAAGAAACGTCTCCCAGCCGTTAACGGCATCGTCTTCCTGGTGGATTGCGCCGATCACACCAAACTGGCAAAATCAAAAACAGAGCTTGAT GCATTAATGACAGATGAAACCATTGGAAAAGTGCCCATCTTAATCCTCGGCAACAAGATCGACAAACCTGAAGCCGTTAGTGAGGAGAGACTGCGTAAGATCTTCGGACTGTGCGGTCAGACGACAGGCAAG GGCGTCGTTCCCGTCAGCGAGCTGAAGACCAGAGCGCTGGAGGTGTTCGTGTGCAGCGTGATGGAGAGACGGGGATACGGTGAGGCTTTCCGCTGGCTCTCGCGCTACATCAGCTAG